A genomic region of Ornithorhynchus anatinus isolate Pmale09 chromosome 7, mOrnAna1.pri.v4, whole genome shotgun sequence contains the following coding sequences:
- the GPR61 gene encoding G-protein coupled receptor 61, with translation METPPFSGAAGNTSQAGRPPPPPGPGPPPANGSLEAGPRDVASESVALFFMLLLDLTAVAGNAAVMAVIAKTPALRKFVFVFHLCLVDLLAALTLMPLAMVSSSALFDRALFGEAACRLYLFLSVCFVSLAILSVSAINVERYYYVVHPMRYEVRMTLGLAASVLAGVWVKAVATAAVPVLGRASLEPRGAPGCSLQWSRGAYCQLFVAVFALFYFLLPLVLILVVYCSMFRVARVAALQHGPPPTWMETPRRGRGRGRRRRRSESLSSRSTMVTGSGAPRTTPHRTLGGGKAAAVLLAVGGQFLLCWLPYFSFHLYWALSGQPLLARQAESVVTWIGYFCFTSNPFFYGCLNRQIRGELGKRLACFFKPPPDEELRLPSREGSIEENFLQFLQGTGCPAEPWPPRPPPSPKPDPPTVDFRIPGQIAEETSDFLDRQLTGDLTVSDGYLRPACSPQPEP, from the coding sequence ATGGAGACCCCACCCTTCTCCGGGGCGGCGGGGAACACCTCCCAGGCGGGaaggccgcccccgccgccgggccccggcccgccgcccgccaaCGGCAGCCtggaggccgggccccgggacGTGGCCTCCGAGTCCGTGGCCCTCTTCTTCATGCTCCTGCTTGACCTGACGGCCGTGGCGGGCAACGCGGCCGTGATGGCGGTCATCGCCAAGACCCCCGCCCTGCGCAAGTTTGTCTTCGTCTTCCACCTGTGCCTGGTGGACCTGCTGGCCGCCCTGACCCTCATGCCCCTGGCCATGGTCTCCAGCTCGGCCCTCTTCGACCGGGCCCTGTTCGGCGAGGCCGCCTGCCGCCTCTACCTCTTCCTGAGCGTCTGCTTCGTCAGCCTGGCCATCCTGTCCGTGTCGGCCATCAACGTGGAGCGCTATTACTACGTGGTGCACCCCATGCGCTACGAGGTGCGGATGACGCTGGGGCTGGCGGCGTCGGTGCTGGCGGGCGTGTGGGTCAAGGCCGTGGCCACGGCGGCCGTGCCGGTGCTGGGCCGGGCCTCCCTGGAGCCGCGCGGGGCCCCGGGCTGCTCCCTGCAGTGGAGCCGCGGGGCCTACTGCCAGCTCTTCGTGGCGGTCTTCGCCCTCTTCTACTTCCTGCTGCCCCTCGTCCTCATTCTCGTGGTCTACTGCAGCATGTTCCGCGTGGCCCGCGTGGCGGCCCTGCAGCACGGGCCCCCGCCCACCTGGATGGAGACCccgcggcggggacgggggcgggggcggcggcggcggcgctccGAGTCGCTCAGCAGCCGCTCCACCATGGTGACCGGCTCGGGGGCCCCCCGCACCACGCCGCACAGGACGTTGGGCGGGGGCAAGGCGGCCGCGGTCCTCTTGGCGGTGGGCGGCCAGTTCCTGCTCTGCTGGCTGCCCTACTTCTCCTTCCACCTGTACTGGGCCCTGAGTGGCCAGCCCCTCCTGGCGCGGCAGGCGGAGAGCGTGGTCACCTGGATCGGCTACTTCTgcttcacctccaaccccttcttCTACGGCTGCCTGAACCGGCAGATCCGGGGCGAGCTCGGCAAGCGGCTCGCCTGCTTCTTCAAGCCGCCCCCAGACGAGGAGCTCCGGCTGCCCAGCCGCGAGGGCTCCATCGAGGAGAACTTCCTGCAGTTCCTTCAGGGGACCGGCTGCCCCGCGGAACcctggcccccccggcccccgcccagccccaagcCGGACCCGCCTACAGTCGACTTCCGGATTCCCGGCCAGATAGCCGAGGAGACCTCCGACTTCCTGGACCGGCAGCTGACCGGCGACCTCACCGTGTCCGACGGCTACCTCCGCCCGGCCTGCTCGCCCCAGCCTGAGCCGTGA